TTCGCCCCGGCCAGCCAGAACCGCCCTGCCGACGGGTAATCGTGGTACATGTCGTACCCTTCGTTGGTCAGGTTATTTACCTGAGCGTATACGGTAAAATCTTTCGTAACGTCATAGCTTACGCCGAGGTCCCACGTCACGTAGGAGCCGTGCATGTAGTAATCATCGTCGCGGCCTGTGCCGGCGTTCATGGTCATATTGACCTTCCAAGCCTTGTTGTGGAAATGCAAGCCGGCGTGATAGCCATTAGGACGGTTGAACGATTCGTCGCCATGCATTCCCTTGCCATCGCCTTCATCAATTTTCGTATGAATATAAGAATATCCTAATTCATAATCCCACTTGTCGTTGATAGTCTTATTCATGGAAATTTCTATGCCGCGTTTTTCTTCTTTATTAAGATTTTTCACTTCCTTAGTAGAATCGCTTCTATACCACCGGATAGCATTGCTAAGACTGCTGCAGAAAAAGTTGACATTAAACGACGTTTTCATATCGTATTGATAACTAAAACCTAGGTTTTGCGTATATCCTTCCTCCGGTTCCAAGAACGGATTGCCGTATGATCCCCTTTTGTCATTACTGTAGTACAGGTCATTGAGTTTCGGTGCGGAAAAAACGCGGCTCCAGTTAGCATATACATTCCATTTTTCATTTGGCTGATAATTCATAGCAATACGCGGCGTCTTATGAAAACCGAATTCACTGTTGTCATCCAAACGAATTCCCGGCGTAATATTCAATTTACCGAAAGTCATAACATTTTCCAAATAGACGGCCCGGTTTGTCCGCTCTTTATCAATATATCCTGAGGACACATTAGTTCCCTCATCCTTCGTCCATTCTACGCCGGCCGTCAGCACGTTGTGATCACCCAGCTTCCAGCTGTTTTCAGCCTGCACACCCTGGTAGCGGGAATGGAAATGGTAGGTCCAAAGATTTTTGGAATAGTTATTGAAATAGCGGATAAAGCCCGGTGTATCGCCGTCTTCACCAAAGGTATACGTAAGGCTGTAATTGTTGTTCAGCCGCTCAATCCGCTTGTTGGCCGTAATCGTCTGCAAACCCGGCTGTTCATCGGAGTCGTCGAAGGTCGAGCCATGGCCCTGAAAATTCGTATGGGCAGCCCAAAAAGTCAAGGAGCTGCTGTCGTTCAGTTTCTGGTCGATGCGGGCCGTCAGGGAATCCTTATTGTAATCGCCGCGGCTTTCATCCGTATCGTATCCGTCGTCGTTGAACTGGTAATACTTCCGATGGCCCAGGCTGCCCGTGACGTACCATGACGTATTGCCGCTGGAGCCGCTCGTCGTCAAGGAGTAATTATGCGTTCCCCACGAGCCCGTATTGACGTCCAGCGTCGTCCGGTTTTGGCCGCCTCGTTTCGTAATGATGTTGACGACGCCGCCGACAGCGCCGCTGCCGTAGCGGACGGACCCGCTGCCCTTGGTCACTTCAATCCGTTCGATATGGTCGACGCCGGGCAAGGTCTGCAAATCGACGGTGCCGCGGCCATAGGCGGCGCTCTGGGGATTGGTAATCGGCTGGCCGTCGACGAGGACGAGAACCCGGTCGTCGCCGTTCAGGCGGATATAGGCCGACGTTCCCGGCACCTGTTCCGTCACGGTGACGCCGTTTACCTGTTCCAGCGCTGTCTGCACGTCGATATATTGATTTCGTTCCAAATCTTCCGCCGTGATAACCGCCGTGTTCGACTGTTTTTCCTGCAACGCCTGGGCCGTCAGCACCGGCTGATAGCGATCGGCCGTTACGACGATTGTATCTGTATCTGCGTCCGTTGCCGCCGCGCCGACAGGTATGCTTCCTGCCAGCGACAAGCAGATCAGCGAAAGCAGCGTTTTATGTGATGTCATATATGTGCTCCTTATATACTATATAGTACCATTAACGTATTTGAAAGGGAATATTCAGCTCTCTTTCCGAAGCTACAGCCTGACCGTAGCTGTTCTGCGCCGGTTCGTACACGCAGCCGTAGGCGATCTGCACGGCCGCCTCGTCCATGGCCGCATATCCCGACGAAGCAGAAACCGACGCGCTGGCAACGGAGCCGTCCGCACTGACGACGATGTGAACCGTCACGGTTCCGCCGATATTTTTCCGCCGCAGTTCTTCCGGATAATAGGAATTCACGTCGGGTACCGATACGAGGCGGGCTTTCGTCGCCGGCCGCAGTCCGTCGCCGCCGGGAACACCGGCAGCGCTTCCGCCGGAGCCAGACTCGCTCCCCGAACCGGACGCTCCCTGCCCTGCACCGCGGCCCTGTCTGTCCGACGAAGGGCTTTGCCCAGCCGCGGATTGCGTTTTATGAGCCGCCGCGATTTCCTTAGCCTGGGCGGCGTCGACGCCCGTCTCGGCCATGATTTTCTGTACCTCCCGCTGTTCCTGCACCTCTTCGGTATAGGACTCGTCGATAGCCGGCATCGGGCTGGCCGGCGCTTCATACGTCGGGGCGCCGTCTCCGCCGCCCAATTTCGGCAGGTTGTTCATCGAATCTTCATTATATACCGTCACGTCGATTGGCTCGACCTGGGAACGGGTCTGGATAAAGGTAAACACGCCAGCCGCCGCCAGTACGACAAACAGCGTCCCATGGACAGCCAGCGAGACAAACAGAGCCAGCCGCTTATCCTTGTCCTCGCGCCTCACTTCGCACCGCCGCTTTCCGCAGCCAGGCCGAAATGGGTAACGCCTGCACCCTTCAGCTCATCGAGCAGGGCCATGACTTGTCCGTAATCCAATCCTTGATCGGCTCGGATGACGACGGAAAACTGCCCGCTGCGGCGCTGCGCTTCGGCAGCCTGCCGCACTAAATCACCGCGGCTGATTTTCTTATCTTCCAGCCATAGCGTCCCGTCTTTTTTCATCGTCACGACGTAGTTGACCTTCGTCTGAGCCTCGGCATGGACGGCCTGGGGCAAATCGACGCCGACGGTCTTCAAGTCGACCATGTACAGCGTGCTGATCATAAAGAAAACCAGGAGGAAAAACATGATGTCGATCATGGGGATAATCATGACCTCCGGCTTCGTAAATTGCCGTCTGTCCCGCAGTCTCATGATACTCGCTCCCGTTCCTTGCGCGGCATCAGCTCAAGAGCAGAAAAACACAGTTCCATATCCGTGATGATGCGGTCCAAGCGCTGTGTAAAATAGGCATGAACGGCCAGAGCCAAAATGGCTACGCACAACCCGAAGGCCGTCGCCACGAGAGCCTCGCCGACGCCGCCCGTAATAGCGATAGCCTGCCCCGATTCGACGTTGAAAATGCTGAACGACGTAATCATGCCGCTGATCGTCCCGAGAAGCCCCAGCAAGGGAGCCATGGTGACGATGACGCTCAAATAATACAAGCGGCTACGCAGCTTGGCCAGCAATACGCCCGACTGCACTTCGACAAAAGCGCCGCGCCGCTCGTCGTCGCAAGCGAAGGCGTCGGACAAAATCAAAGCCAGACCGCCCTGCCCCCGACGGGCCGCTTCGCAGGCTTCGTCATATTTTTTCAATTTCATGTACGTGTAAAATTGCTGGGCAAAAGCCTTCCCGGCGTCCATGCGCTGATAAAAAAGCCACCGCTCGACACCTACGTACACGACAAACAACGAACAGGCCAGCAGGGCGTACATGACGATGCCGCCCCTTTGAAACAACTGCAGGCCTTCTGCTATGGATTCCATATCTCCCTCCCCGGCAATGCCGTCACCGTTTCCTAAATCAAAAAAGCCGCAAGGATATCCCTCACGGCTATTCGCGCAACATTGAATCTCCATTCCCATCGCTCGCAGGTCTATCGGTGATTATCAGTCAGGCAGTTCTTCTGGCTCAGATTCATCGCTCCGCTGCGCCTTCCCATACCCAATGGGGTACAGTGACATATTGCAGCATCGCTCCTCGTTACAGCGGCGGGACCGCGCCGGAGTTTCACCGGACTTCTCTATTAAGTCTGCGACACCTGACCTGCATATAAATAGATTTTAATTAACTATAGCATGCCCCCTAGAGCCTGTCAATATGCGGATGGTTGTACGAACGGCTTCATTTTGTCATAGAAAATGAAAAGAGTCATAGAAAATGAAAAGAGTCATTCCCCTATACATTCCCGACAGTATCAAGTGGTGGATGATATTTATTTGATGAGGACGTCGCAGTATCCTTTTGCTTCCCGTCCTTCGGCAGTTTTGATCGGCATCATGCACATAATCCGATACTACCGCCATTTTCTTCCAATGTACGCAGCCGAATGATTCGTTTCGCCCACTTTTTACACAACTTCAATTTTCTAAACTGCCTATGCGGCAGATAACGGCAATCATTCGGCCGAGTTCTTCGTTTTGCTTTTCTAAACTGCCTATGCGGCAGATAACAACATGGCCGTATCCGCACAAGACTTGTCGGCTTTCTAAACTGCCTATGCGGCAGATAACGTGATTTGGATTTTTTTGCTGCTGCCGTTGAATTTCTAAACTGCCTATGTGGCAGATAACCATTTGGGCTACGACGGCGGTAATTTCCTAATTTTCTAAACTGCCTATGCGGCAGATAACGTCAAACAGCTTTGAATCGGTTAACTGCGCAATTTCTAAACTGCCTATGCGGCAGATAACGTTGTTGAAGTGTTGAAGCGTGCTGCGACTGATTTCTAAACTGCCTATGCGGCAGATAACGAAAAGCTGCGGCGGGCCGTGACGGCGACAATTTTCTAAACTGCCTATGCGGCAGATAACGCTATGGTGATTGATTATGTTACCGGTGTACTTTTCTAAACTGCCTATGCGGCAGATAACATTTGGGAAACTTCGGACGAATACAAAGATGTTTTCTAAACTGCCTATGCGGCAGATAACTTAGGATGGGATCAATCCCTTGAAGTCTTGTTTTTCTAAACTGCCTATGCGGCAGATAACCATATCGATGACATCTAGTTTTTTCGTCGTTCTTTCTAAACTGCCTATGCGGCAGATAACCATATCGATGACATCTAGTTTTTTCGTCGTTCTTTCTAAACTGCCTATGCGGCAGATAACTACTGATGGCGATAAAAAGGTAGACGGTCATTTTTCTAAACTGCCTATGCGGCAGATAACCAAAAGCCGCCAATCGTTACGCCGCCTTCACCTTTCTAAACTGCCTATGCGGCAGATAACGATGTCAAGCCGCTCCGCACATTGTCTACGACTTTCTAAACTGCCTATGCGGCAGATAACATCACAATGACGACGAGCTTAACCGGCGTTACTTTCTAAACTGCCTATGCGGCAGATAACGCATTAGCAAATGCCATCGTCCCCGGAAATACTTTCTAAACTGCCTATGCGGCAGATAACAAATCCGCCTTCGTAAATCCAATTTACACCTTTTTCTAAACTGCCTATGCGGCAGATAACAAATCCGCCTTCGTAAATCCAATTTACACCTTTTTCTAAACTGCCTATGCGGCAGATAACTGTTCCCCGACGGCTTCGGCCATTTTTTCCCATTTCTAAACTGCCTATGCGGCAGATAACACATGGCATGTTTCCCTCTCCCTTTTCCATCATTTCTAAACTGCCTATGCGGCAGATAACGTCAAACAGCTTTGAATCGGTTGACAGCGAGATTTCTAAACTGCCTATGCGGCAGATAACAATTACACCCTTGTCCTCGTCAAACTCACCAATTTCTAAACTGCCTATGCGGCAGATAACTGCCGGTTGACGTCCCTTGCGGACGTTGTATATTTCTAAACTGCCTATGCGGCAGATAACAAAAAATAGTCAGCGGAAATTTAAAAAGAATTTTTTCTAAACTGCCTATGCGGCAGATAACGCAAATGGCCCCTTGTCACCTCGATTAGTCAATTTCTAAACTGCCTATGCGGCAGATAACTTCGCACGTATTATGAACATGCTGAATCTGAATTTCTAAACTGCCTATGCGGCAGATAACTGTAAGAAAACATACTGCCATACGGCATACATACTGGCATGGCAGTATGTTTTCCTTATTTTACCCTAAATTTTTCCAGATAGCAAAAATCCGCATATTTCCAAGGATTTTCCTTTACTCATTTTATTTTGGTTAAAATTCGGGTACTGCGGAATGAGGACTCAATCCATAACTGCCAAAATGATTTTTCTCTCCTGGTTCAGCTTTCGTCCGTTTAATGAACAATCGGAATGGATTGTGGTTCGTCATGCTACACATCTGAATATACGGCAGCTGCGTCGCCCGATTCTTTGATTTCATAATCTGGAGAGCCTGTTCATAGGAAGTATCAGGATGGCGCTGGCTGTACCGTCTTGCTTTTTGATGGACGGAGCTGTCTGGCTGATATCGGCTGTACACAGCATAGCCTTTTATCTTTTTATATGGTATTTTCTTTATCTTTCCAATATCAGCATAATCAGCAAAACGCCGCAATACACCCTTTATATTCAACATTTCCAATAGGTGTTCATCTTCTGCCAAAATCCGCAGCTTAGTCCCTAATGAAGTTTCTCCATACTCTGGAAAAGATACGGCAATATTCGTAATTCCCTGCGTATTTTTTAGATCTGCCAAAGCAATATGAACTGCTGTAAATACTTTCCCCCAGAGAAAATTTACAGAAGAGCCTTCATCAGGAAGCAGCGTGATCTCCTGATAGTACTGCATGATATCATTCCTTTCCGCTTTGTCCGAAGACGCCGCCGCGCACTAATACGGCCATGACATAGTGTTCGTCTTCCTCACATTCCAGCGCTTCTCCTACAGAGTATTTATCAAATAAGGTATAAAAATCCTTCTTGCTCGTGCCTGTCCGATAGGCTTTCCCCAAATTCGTAACGGCGCCGTACGGTTCTATCGCAATGGGACGCAGGACGTCGTCGTATTCCGGATACCACGTATCAATAGTCCTCAAGGCATTGCCTAACTTTTGAGAATGCATAGCCGCTGTATCGTTTACGGCGTATAAAATCTTGCTTTTTTCACTCTTCTTGTCGAGGACTAATTCTTCGCTCGGATATACTTCTTGTCCACGGCCCAGCAGCACATTGGCTTCGACATCAAGAAAAAGATACGGTTTAGTGCCGCACAAGGCGTCGGCAATGCAGTTTGCCAGAGCTAAGATATTGGCATCTTCATCGTCAAAATCGCGTAAGCTGTAGTCGTACGCATTAAATACCCATTGTGATTCCAGCTCTTTTGCCGTCACGATAATTTCTATTTGCTCTGCGCCGACGCGATTTCTCCACAAAAACCGTCCGTTAGCAATATTGAAAGCATATCGTTTCGCTAATTCGGTAAAGCCGTAACGGTCTTTATAAGCTTGGATCATGCCGTTGATTTTCTGATAGTGTTCTTCATTATTACAGGCTGACGGCTGCTGCACCGGCAAAAATTTCAGTGTAAAACAAAGCTTTAACGTATCGCATTCCATAGATAAAGAAGCGCTGTCTACAGTTTGCAAATTTGCTTTTTCTACTTCTGCATTCAGTTTTGCCGGGTCATTTTTAACGGCGTTCTTCAGCCGATTGGAAATAGTGCCCCGCACCGATTTTTCTGCTAAGCGAATCGGAGTTTTTTCCGCCTTCCTCACATCCCACTGCGTTTCATACATATATCCGTCCGAAGGAACCATCCGCTTTTCAAAGGCCAATACAGACGCGATAACAGAATCTCTTTTTGCCATAACAAACTCCTCCTTTTACTGCAACTTCTGATTTCTGCAAATATATAGTCCCTGTTCTTCATCGTATTCATAGTGCCACATCATGTCGTCAATATCATCAAATTGATACGGCATCTTAAACTCGCCCAGCGTAACGATATTTTCGGCAAAGCGATGCGGTTTTGTCATATCTCTCTGATGAGATACCTGCATCAGCGGCGATATCGCCTTAAATCCTACAGAAATGGGAATAATCCAGCCGGGTATTGCTCTTTCGTACGTCCAATCCGTACGATCCGATTCGGATGACGAATCGGCATGGCAATGAATCCTCAAAAACTTCAGCAATGTATCCAACCCATCTTCGGAACCAGCGGCTTCCTGCTCCAGTATATCCCGCCGTTCAATCAGCACATATCCAGGCATCATCTTGGCAATAAGCGGCTTATACCCATAGTCTTTTTCCTCGTCAATATATACGATCTCTGCCTTACCGGCTTTGAGAATATCTCCAGAAGCGATTTTCATAGTTGGCAGCAGCATTGTGATCGCATGTTCACATCGCTCCTTATATTCCGGAAGAACCCGGCTCGTTTCGATTACCAAGGTTACAGTCACATGAACTCGTGCTTCGGCAATAAACGGCGGCCGTTCGTAGGCTCCGCCTTTCTTTTTCAGCGGATTGGCCGTCCCGATAATCGCGTTTCTGTACCCTTTTTGAACCTGTAAATTACAGGAATGGCAGACAACAGCCGTTTTAGAAAATGTAATATCTGAAAAAATGGGGTCCCATACCGATAGGTTCCGCTGCAGAGCATGCACAGCTCCCAGCCATGCTGTCATTGCCGGAAAGCCAATGGTATAGGTGCTGCTCATCGCATTGGCATTGTGAATCTGCACATCAGGCAATACGATATACGTCTTCATCATTCGCATCTCACCGCCTTATCCAGCTCATCTCTGAACTTATGCTTAAAAAAGTGCATTTCTCCATCCCCTAAGGTGCAGCTTTCTTTCTTCAATATATATTCATAAGTACGTATTACCCAGCGTCCAAAATCAGCACTCAGCTCCTCACGCCATTCTTCTTCTTTCCGCTGCAGCGCATAATGAGGATCTAGCCAAATTTTCTGATGCTGCGGCAAGGACGCATAGGCTCCGTCGTCGCTCCATCCCTCACCCTCGCGGCGAAGGGCATAGGCCGTCATCATAGCCTGGGAAATAAGCTGATCTATATACGCTCTTACGGCGTCGCGGATTTGCTTATTATTCCTGTCCTCTTTAAACAGTACATGAAGTTCCTTAAATATGTACTTATAATTTCTAAATGAAAGGGATTCCCTAAAAAAATTCCTTTTAGGTTTCCGCACTTGCCGGCCAGACAGTACAGGCGGCAGCGAGGGCAGCAAGTACGCCGTTCCTCCGTTGGCGCTGTTTAAATAGCTGATATTCTGGGGTTTTGTCCCACCGAAGGAAATAGCCGTCAAATCCCAAAGTTCATCATAATCAGCACCAGCCTCACGGCACTGCTTCCGGTGTTCGTCTAATTGTTTAACCTTTCCTTTCAGTTTCAGCAATACGCTGGAAGACGGCATGACCGTCAGCAAGTGATAGGCATTGCCCCCAATAGGAAAATATACTTGCTTAAGCAGTCCGTCGGTCGTATCGGGGAAGCTCGGCTGACTGCATTGCAGGATCCGTTCTTTAAAGATATGATACAATGCCTCGTCTAGGTGCAAAGCTTTAAATTCTTCTTCTACCAAAGAGCTTCCTGTTACTACATGAAAAAATACATTATGACCATCGTCCAAAAGTTTATCAAACAATAATTTAGCTGTCCCCATATACGCGGCGTTGACAGAAACATCTACATCATGAGCCGAATTCGACGTAGCAACATATCCTTTGCAAGGAGAATCAGACGTATCGTATAGGGTTACTTTAGCATCTGGATGGGAAAACTTTCCGACATGCGTAGCTATCTTGCAGAAGGGAATCTCATCTATCCGTTTTTGCATCCATTCCGTCACTGACAGCTTCTTGTTTTCTGCCTGTTCTTCTATGTACGTCTTAAGAATTCCCATAATCATCACTCCGTTTCCATTGTATAATATCCATTTTATTTTATTTTATAAATGTTATACTATAATTAGGGGAAAATGACAACTATCTGAACATATACCCATTCCTAAAGAGTTGCTGTGACACGCCTTATATTGGTCAATCCAGCATGCTATTATCTCTCCCGTACAACTCTCTAACGAAAAAACGCCAACATCCAATTGAACCAGATAAAATGCAATTCCATATCCAAAAAAGAAAAAAGCCAGCCTGAATTAGCTGGCAGAGAAAAAAGTTCATGCAAACAACAGCGGCACGTTCCGCACAAGTGCTCCGGACAGTGACAGAAAGTACATAGTTCCGGAAACACCATTTACAGCTGCTCACATCCATAGAACAAATAGCTCGTCAAACTGCCTTTGCGGCAGATACTCATAAATTAAAAAAAAATTTTCTAAACTGCTTATCCAGCAGATATTCTCATTATACCATGGACATAAAAGCCTAACAATGCCGAGATTGCTAGCGCTGCCACCGATAAAGGTAATCTTTTATACGTCTTTGCCGGTCTGAAATAGTTTCATGCCTATAACTCTGTTTTCATCTCATCTTTTTGAATATGCCGAATTGATCGTCATAAAACCATGTTTCATCGCCGCTATCAACGGGTAAAGTAATTTCTCCGTATTTGTTAGATAGCGTCTCCAGCAGCTCTTCTTCCGGAAGGTCGTCGTCTTCTGGAATGCGGCGACAAAGCGCGTCTTCATATGTACGCGGCAGCCATATTCTTTCGGCCCCATATTCTATAGTATCTTGTTTAATATGCAGCGTATCTCCGCAGTCAATACATTCGCCGTCTTCATACATAGAAAAGTGAATCTTCCCGTCTCTATATACGCCTATAAGCTTCCTATCAGCCTGGCCCTCACGAAACCGGTTGAATGTCTGCGGCAGCGCCGTAAGCCACCAATACTCGTCAATCCAGCCGGACAGTCCCTGCGGCCCTGGCTCAGCACTGTTAAAATCTTCCATTGTCATATGTTCCAAGTCGATTAATAGGGAAACGTCTTTTTTATCGGTGCCATTCATGACAGGCTTTCGTATACGCAGTA
This region of Megasphaera stantonii genomic DNA includes:
- a CDS encoding type I-F CRISPR-associated protein Csy1, translating into MIMGILKTYIEEQAENKKLSVTEWMQKRIDEIPFCKIATHVGKFSHPDAKVTLYDTSDSPCKGYVATSNSAHDVDVSVNAAYMGTAKLLFDKLLDDGHNVFFHVVTGSSLVEEEFKALHLDEALYHIFKERILQCSQPSFPDTTDGLLKQVYFPIGGNAYHLLTVMPSSSVLLKLKGKVKQLDEHRKQCREAGADYDELWDLTAISFGGTKPQNISYLNSANGGTAYLLPSLPPVLSGRQVRKPKRNFFRESLSFRNYKYIFKELHVLFKEDRNNKQIRDAVRAYIDQLISQAMMTAYALRREGEGWSDDGAYASLPQHQKIWLDPHYALQRKEEEWREELSADFGRWVIRTYEYILKKESCTLGDGEMHFFKHKFRDELDKAVRCE
- a CDS encoding MotA/TolQ/ExbB proton channel family protein translates to MESIAEGLQLFQRGGIVMYALLACSLFVVYVGVERWLFYQRMDAGKAFAQQFYTYMKLKKYDEACEAARRGQGGLALILSDAFACDDERRGAFVEVQSGVLLAKLRSRLYYLSVIVTMAPLLGLLGTISGMITSFSIFNVESGQAIAITGGVGEALVATAFGLCVAILALAVHAYFTQRLDRIITDMELCFSALELMPRKERERVS
- the csy2 gene encoding type I-F CRISPR-associated protein Csy2 → MMKTYIVLPDVQIHNANAMSSTYTIGFPAMTAWLGAVHALQRNLSVWDPIFSDITFSKTAVVCHSCNLQVQKGYRNAIIGTANPLKKKGGAYERPPFIAEARVHVTVTLVIETSRVLPEYKERCEHAITMLLPTMKIASGDILKAGKAEIVYIDEEKDYGYKPLIAKMMPGYVLIERRDILEQEAAGSEDGLDTLLKFLRIHCHADSSSESDRTDWTYERAIPGWIIPISVGFKAISPLMQVSHQRDMTKPHRFAENIVTLGEFKMPYQFDDIDDMMWHYEYDEEQGLYICRNQKLQ
- a CDS encoding ExbD/TolR family protein, with the translated sequence MRLRDRRQFTKPEVMIIPMIDIMFFLLVFFMISTLYMVDLKTVGVDLPQAVHAEAQTKVNYVVTMKKDGTLWLEDKKISRGDLVRQAAEAQRRSGQFSVVIRADQGLDYGQVMALLDELKGAGVTHFGLAAESGGAK
- the csy3 gene encoding type I-F CRISPR-associated protein Csy3, producing MAKRDSVIASVLAFEKRMVPSDGYMYETQWDVRKAEKTPIRLAEKSVRGTISNRLKNAVKNDPAKLNAEVEKANLQTVDSASLSMECDTLKLCFTLKFLPVQQPSACNNEEHYQKINGMIQAYKDRYGFTELAKRYAFNIANGRFLWRNRVGAEQIEIIVTAKELESQWVFNAYDYSLRDFDDEDANILALANCIADALCGTKPYLFLDVEANVLLGRGQEVYPSEELVLDKKSEKSKILYAVNDTAAMHSQKLGNALRTIDTWYPEYDDVLRPIAIEPYGAVTNLGKAYRTGTSKKDFYTLFDKYSVGEALECEEDEHYVMAVLVRGGVFGQSGKE
- the cas6f gene encoding type I-F CRISPR-associated endoribonuclease Cas6/Csy4, producing the protein MQYYQEITLLPDEGSSVNFLWGKVFTAVHIALADLKNTQGITNIAVSFPEYGETSLGTKLRILAEDEHLLEMLNIKGVLRRFADYADIGKIKKIPYKKIKGYAVYSRYQPDSSVHQKARRYSQRHPDTSYEQALQIMKSKNRATQLPYIQMCSMTNHNPFRLFIKRTKAEPGEKNHFGSYGLSPHSAVPEF
- a CDS encoding TonB-dependent receptor plug domain-containing protein; its protein translation is MTSHKTLLSLICLSLAGSIPVGAAATDADTDTIVVTADRYQPVLTAQALQEKQSNTAVITAEDLERNQYIDVQTALEQVNGVTVTEQVPGTSAYIRLNGDDRVLVLVDGQPITNPQSAAYGRGTVDLQTLPGVDHIERIEVTKGSGSVRYGSGAVGGVVNIITKRGGQNRTTLDVNTGSWGTHNYSLTTSGSSGNTSWYVTGSLGHRKYYQFNDDGYDTDESRGDYNKDSLTARIDQKLNDSSSLTFWAAHTNFQGHGSTFDDSDEQPGLQTITANKRIERLNNNYSLTYTFGEDGDTPGFIRYFNNYSKNLWTYHFHSRYQGVQAENSWKLGDHNVLTAGVEWTKDEGTNVSSGYIDKERTNRAVYLENVMTFGKLNITPGIRLDDNSEFGFHKTPRIAMNYQPNEKWNVYANWSRVFSAPKLNDLYYSNDKRGSYGNPFLEPEEGYTQNLGFSYQYDMKTSFNVNFFCSSLSNAIRWYRSDSTKEVKNLNKEEKRGIEISMNKTINDKWDYELGYSYIHTKIDEGDGKGMHGDESFNRPNGYHAGLHFHNKAWKVNMTMNAGTGRDDDYYMHGSYVTWDLGVSYDVTKDFTVYAQVNNLTNEGYDMYHDYPSAGRFWLAGAKYSF
- a CDS encoding TonB family protein, producing the protein MRREDKDKRLALFVSLAVHGTLFVVLAAAGVFTFIQTRSQVEPIDVTVYNEDSMNNLPKLGGGDGAPTYEAPASPMPAIDESYTEEVQEQREVQKIMAETGVDAAQAKEIAAAHKTQSAAGQSPSSDRQGRGAGQGASGSGSESGSGGSAAGVPGGDGLRPATKARLVSVPDVNSYYPEELRRKNIGGTVTVHIVVSADGSVASASVSASSGYAAMDEAAVQIAYGCVYEPAQNSYGQAVASERELNIPFQIR